A single region of the Paramicrobacterium fandaimingii genome encodes:
- the rplI gene encoding 50S ribosomal protein L9 — protein sequence MSKVILTHEVTGLGAPGDVIEVKNGYARNYLVPQGFATPWTRGGEKQVEQIKSARAARELETIEEAKSLKDALEANEITLTVKAGAEGRLFGSVKPGDIASAISEAGIGEVDRRKIEIPSAIKATGKHEATLRLREDVSATIALRVVAAK from the coding sequence CGGCCTCGGTGCCCCCGGTGATGTCATCGAGGTCAAGAACGGCTACGCCCGCAACTACCTCGTCCCTCAGGGTTTTGCTACCCCGTGGACGCGTGGTGGCGAGAAGCAGGTCGAGCAGATCAAGTCCGCTCGCGCCGCTCGTGAACTCGAGACCATCGAAGAGGCGAAGTCCCTCAAGGACGCCCTCGAGGCGAACGAGATCACGCTGACCGTCAAGGCCGGCGCCGAAGGCCGTCTGTTCGGCTCGGTCAAGCCGGGCGACATCGCCTCGGCCATCTCCGAAGCCGGCATCGGCGAGGTTGACAGGCGCAAGATCGAGATCCCCAGCGCCATCAAGGCAACGGGCAAGCACGAGGCCACCCTGCGCCTCCGTGAGGACGTCTCAGCGACGATCGCCCTTCGGGTGGTTGCCGCCAAGTAA